The genomic interval TGTTCAGGCCCGGGTTGAGCTTGTAGAAAGAGTTGGGCACGGAGTACTGACACACCGGCGCCTTGAGTTCAGAGGGGAATTGGTTTAGGCTGTTGTTGAACAGGAAAGACCCCTGGATGTTTGGATCCATGGGAAATACTGTCACTCTGCCTCCAGGTCTCAGTAACTCATCCAATAAGATCCAGGCAGGAAAAGACCTGTGATAGGCCCAGAAGGAGTTCTCTCACCCGTGAGCGATGTCTTGGATCTGGGATCACACCCAACAGCCCCAGATGTGCAGATCTTAACAAGCATTAATAGCAATTTTAACAAAGTCCCCAAAGTTGCTAccacatcagaaaaaaactaataaactCTTCACTTTCGCCCTTCACCTCTTCTCAGCCTCAGTGTGCTCTGTGATAATCCCATATCTGACGTCTCGGGCGAGCCCTCTGGACACAGATTTTGGTGTTCTCCTAAAGACACATGGCTCCTGCCGGCTCTCTGCTCAGAAGTCATAAATAAGCAGTATCTGGAAATGGAGTGGCACCTTGATAAAGATAGGCCACATTAGAATGCAGCCTGGGATTGGCCTGGGTCTCACAGCCCTAATGCCTCTCGATTGGCTCCTCGCTGAGAGCCAAGCCTTTTATTGGAAGGCAGCAGATTAATAGTGTTTTGAACAGGTGGAGTGGGAACAAGTTGATTTTTTGATGGCCTGCCATGTCTGACCAAGTGTGGTGGAGCggaggcagctgagctgaggagtgtacagaggaggagaagaagagctGCTCTGTTTTCTGGTTTATTACCGCAGGAATGTAGTTTTGAaacatatattgttttattgtgcatAAAATAACTATGAAcccaaatgaaacaaaatctgcatttatgTGCCACTTCATCtgaatcagtaaataaatattacaacatgATCCATatatcatttgtttattttccttctATTCTATGCTCTAAATGTATATTaaggaaatgcaaaaatagAATAATCGATTGTTAATATGGACCCTTATATTACCTTATAATATACCTTGGCGATATAACACGATATCCTAGGTATGAATATGTAGTGCAAGTGTTTTAGTATTCATGTATTATaggttttttaactttttgaaacttGGGGAAATTgtccttatttattttacaaatattggAGGacagcaatgagcaataaaagaacaaaggaccgtaaaattgagaaaatacaagaaaattggtaaaataaataaatacaaacaaaacaaatacatttaattaaaaagaaaaagaaatggggGAAAGGTACATAAGACTTGGAAACATGCctaaaatgtgtaatattttctgtaacatcattttatgtATGCAGCtataatatagttttccccaaattttcctttttcccaaatcacaaaataatcCGAAAGTCcagtaatttcttgcagtttgtggaacatttcttatggagttgctcattgccttttcccccatgcttttaaaagaaaatccacaCATTTGTTCAGAgtccaaaagtttaaatacttgtggacGGCGTctgaaagcacaagaaaatcagTGTCACCCTAGGGTTAATTTgagaacatgaaaacataaatatttaatttaaatatttgagatATAAAAACTTCTCTAAAGGTCTTTATGATACTAATTTAATTCAACTCTGATATGAGGTTGGTATTGGGCCACATAAATGACATTTCAACAAGTATCCGGTACTAGAATCCAgtattaaatttttaattttgacataCAAATGGATGgataaactgttaaaaagaGAGAAGTAGAGGTTTTGGTGAtctaaattaatatattttactttcCACCGTATTAATCttaataaaattgtatttttttattatgccgTGTTATGAACTCAATGAGCAAATTCAGTCGTAAAAGTCATAATTTGATGTCACTTACTGTTGTGCTCTTTGGATTTGAGTGGGCTGTGTTTTTGTAGTATTTGCAGAAACTTCTGATGTACAATATTTGCACTACAGTGCATCTAGAGAATATTACAGTCTTGCATGATGAGAGCAGAAAGAAGCCTAGAATCAAAAAACTCCCCCAAACAGGACATGTTGTCTGATGGGAAATCcataaaaaatccaaaacatgcCTCCATCTGGAAACTGATATATGTCACGTGTAGCCTGTTGTGTCTGTCAGATGATAGGATGTTGGGATTTTTCTGGGGAAATCATGGGATAGTTGGTCGTAATAGGAGAGGAGCTAGTAACTTTCCAGGAGTGTTGATGTCACCGGATTTCCAGCCTCCTCTGTCACATGGTCAAGAATGGCAGCCAATGAGGACTAAAGAGAGGGTGTGTTTCCTGTAGAGGGCGACAGAGCTCTGCACACACTGGTGTATGAGGATGTGTTGAACCAAGCAGGAATGTGAGGGGAATTTTAAGTCTGGAGCTTTGCATGCTTTTATCACTTAGCTATGTGTGAAGCTCCCTCAAATCCACAGAGCCAGTCAGAGCAGTAACATGAAACAAGTTGGTGGTAATTTTCCATAGTGTCTCTGATAAGGAAATCATTAGAGTCTGTTTCCAAGAAACCCTGTGTTACTGTGGCTCTGATAAAAGGGCAACATTGGGGTTAGGATGTTCAAATATTAggtttatattattaaaaaaaatagcatgtagTAGTTATAAAAAGGATAATAGCAGCACATTTTACAGTTAACATGCAAGTAGAGAAAACTGATACACGAGAACAAGTTAAGCAATTTAAAACAAGGTTCCTGTGGatcctttaaaatgtatttaattctTCAATCTAAAAAGAAGACATTAATTAgcattaaaaatgactcaaattaatcttttaaatgacttaaaaatgctcagacataggaagcaggatttttttttgactttccattgtcaaaataattggtaacatttagtttttgtttaataatttattaagttCCTGAAACTAGTCATGATGGAAATCCAAGCATTGCAATCTTGCATGCAGAGATGCAGAAAAACATATCATCTCCAAGAAAAGTGTTTAGAAATGCtagatatttcccacttctgttggtcAACCAAATCGATATTTTTATGCTAATATAATATGTCATTGTCTTCAATGTGTTCTACTCTTAGaagggttgtttttgttttcaacatttgatatagataatctaactttttcactggacaacaaaatgttgttttatgtatatAGTAAACATtggcaaaataaaagtccttcagttttggttattagaaaatcgGTCTTAAACTTCATTCtgaatggcatttaaaaaatcttcaaaagtctcatatctaacttgccttaagctgcaggaaccctgttttTAAGGCTCcatacagacagaaacacaacctGTCATCTATCAACAGAGGCAACACCTCATGAGAAATTTCAAGTGAGGTAAAGTTgtgcataaatgcataaaatgtgtttgtaggATCCTTGTCTTTCAGCAATAAAACAGCCATCAAACATGATGACAAATAATAAACCTGGTTCCACATGAGAGCGGAAATGGCACAGTTCAGGGAAAGCATGTGGTTTCATGTTTGCATTATTGCTCTGAAGGTTGCTGACTTAAAGAGAGACTGCACCATCAGAAATGCACCACCCTCCAGCCAGCGAGGTAAATTTCCAAACTTTAGTTCCTCCCTCACTCCGCCTCCTTTCACATTCCCATGTGATGCAGGAGGGAATGCTTGTTTTGAAACCACACGTGCTCCGCCTTATAAAGGCAGCCAACACTTGCACTTCATCACAATGAAAACAAGACACAGACGTGACCATATCATTTCTcaagacacaaagaaaagtaCTGACTGCCTCTTCATGATGGTGAAGGAGAGCGGCAAAGGCAACTCAGGTGagatttttattctttgtcttcAGTCTTTACAGAGATCTTGATATGAAATTTACAGTGTTGCGATTCTGTTAGTCATCAGTTTGTCAAGTTTCATTCAGGTATCTACCAGAATTAATATGTAAAGTATCTGTTTTGATGTTATTACTTAATACTAAAACTAATTATAGTGGTAGTTCTTTTACAATTTTGCTTTTTGGTGAcaaatttaagcaaaaataagagCTTAAAGAGTGCcacttaaataattattattatttaaaaatatgattagaGGTTCAAAACAGAAGGGAGCTGCCTTTTCTTATCAGTTAGGACTGTAAAACAGATAAGCACACAAAGAAGAAGACTTTAAAATGAGCAGTTAAGGATTTATGACCTGCTGTGAAGTGTGAAATAAACCAGAGAAAGGCTACTACAATTTACTGGACACAGCTTGTCATTGATGAATAGCAGGCTTCACATACAGTAAGCAGTTGCTTAATGCTACTTATGTTTGAGTCACACCTTTATTGTTTAATACACTGCATTTAGGTACATGCAACATTTTCCAGCTTGTTGCTGTTGTGATCGCAAAAACGCTTCATGTTTCAAGATTCTTAACTGTTTCTGATGGTTTCACAGTTGTTGGATCAGAGACGCCACACAGGTGCAGCCTGTCCTGCCTCGGTCCTCTGACCTTCCACCCTCGAGTTGTGGGAGACATGGTCCGCCTGAGTCGTGGGTGTTGCCTAGCAGAGAAGAGGGAGAACACATTCAAGAACGGCCTGGTGTTCAGCAGCCGGCCAGTGAAGATCCGGGAGAGGATTCGTCTGAGGGTGAAGAAAGATGTGCTCAACTGGCACGGAGCTCTGCGTGTGGGCTTCACCACCCTGGCGCCCTCAGCCAGATCTCTGCCTCTGCCCACCATGGCCATCCCCAACCTCACTGACACCCGAGGCCACTGGGCCGCACCAGTGCACGAATCCCTCTGCCAAGCAGGTTCAGAGCTGGAGTTCTGGGTCTCTTCTCGAGGAACTGTTTACTTTAAGAGCAACAACATCAGGGAGCACAAGCTGCTAAAAGGAGTGGATTTGAGTCAGCCGCTGTGGGCCATGATAGACATCTACGGACAGACCTGCTCCATTCTCCTCCTTGGTGAGTTTACTACAAAGAGCAATGATGCATTGTTCACTGTGgagcctgtttttttgttcttatttatACAGATGCACTGGCAGTGCCAAGTAATTGTTTCAGTgtcataaaatgattaaatgtttcTACTCTTTGCTGCAGGTTCAGAGAAAAAAGATCTGTTTTGGACCAGACGGTCCTGTCCTGTACCTGAATGCCTTGACAACAACCGCAGTTTGATTCCTGATGTCTCGAGCCTCCTGATGTCTCGAGCCAGGACAGTTGATGAATACATCAACTGTCCTGACATGGAAGAAGGTGAGAAAGAGTCCTTCCAATCAAATGATAATATctgatttcagtgtttttaagcaGAGAGCCCTCCTCTGATGTCAGCGTTGTAACTGTGATTCCTGTCCTCACAGGTGGAGACAGCGTAATGAGCTGTGTGGTGTGCATGGAAGAACAGGCCAAAATCACTCTACCTTGTGGCCACCAGTGTTTATGTAACCAGTGCACCTCCAGGATCATTCAGCAGTTTGGCACCTGCCCGCTGTGCCGACACGCAATCAGAGCTCCATCAGTGGAGGGGATAAGGACTGTCTCTGGGCAGCTCTAAGCTCACACATACCTGGCAGGAATCACCAAATACAAGCTGCTGAGTGACTGtgaccaaaaaataatcaaatgttgTAAATGTTGTACAGTGTGTGTAAGATAAGATTCATACTGAGTTGCTGATGTCAGGATATAAAGTTGAATATTTGATGTAAGATTAACTGTGAAACCTTACCGCTTGTAAACTGCACTTTTGTTGTGATTGTTAAATGAGGAAAAGGGAAggcacaaaacatttttgataaagaCAATCGATAACACATTTCTATTGCACTTACAGGACAAAGtgtataataatttatatttgctGCAATAATGTTTTGGCTCTTTGATGTATTAAatcttaaatgtatttatgtaaaattatttttgttctcaggaaattatttatttttgtttgtcaaaatatgactaaaacaataaaaaatatattttttacaaaactgtttttctttctgttattCTTATTTTAGTTCAATGTGTTATTAggacactttattttaaaatatgtgtgagACAAACTCCTAAAACCTCTGTATCTGTTATCATTTGAAGGTAATATATATTCCATCATTGTTTAATGACACTGAATTTAATAAGTGAATTTGATAAAACAAGTGGACCTTGAGGAGAGGCTGTTTTGCCTGGACTGATCTGTTGAGCTCAAAATAAGAGCATGCTTTCAGATAAGAGCATGTTATTCATGCTGCAAAGtatgatttgtaatgtgaaaccaAACACGATAGTAGAACTAAGCTGGAAAAGATTCATGTACACACTACAGATAGATGATGAAACTAAATCTACAGTGACTAATCATTGCTAAGGTTGCAACAGGAGCCTTAACAAAGATCAAAATACTAGTTAATCAGTCATCAAAACTACTGTCCCCTGACTTTTATACACCTTTTACATGTATAATTAGTATTATTACATGTAGCATATCAATAGATGGTTCCTGCAATGTGCAATAAGCAGCTGGTTTCATTATTACttacacaacacaacaacacaacacaaagtgATAATTGC from Plectropomus leopardus isolate mb chromosome 6, YSFRI_Pleo_2.0, whole genome shotgun sequence carries:
- the LOC121943896 gene encoding E3 ubiquitin-protein ligase NEURL3-like, yielding MKTRHRRDHIISQDTKKSTDCLFMMVKESGKGNSVVGSETPHRCSLSCLGPLTFHPRVVGDMVRLSRGCCLAEKRENTFKNGLVFSSRPVKIRERIRLRVKKDVLNWHGALRVGFTTLAPSARSLPLPTMAIPNLTDTRGHWAAPVHESLCQAGSELEFWVSSRGTVYFKSNNIREHKLLKGVDLSQPLWAMIDIYGQTCSILLLGSEKKDLFWTRRSCPVPECLDNNRSLIPDVSSLLMSRARTVDEYINCPDMEEGGDSVMSCVVCMEEQAKITLPCGHQCLCNQCTSRIIQQFGTCPLCRHAIRAPSVEGIRTVSGQL